TTTGGTAATTTCATCCAAGATCCCATTGATGCGGACACCGATTTGTTGAAATTCATCAGTTAGCCTGTCTAGCATTCTTCTCTCTCCTTGTTAACTATTTTGCAACTGATATTTTACTATTATTGAACATTTAATACAACGTTTTTTAAAGTATTTTTCATTTTAAATCCATTATTTCTTGAGATTATTCAAGATTTACGCTCGAATTCGTTAAATTTTAGCGGACGTTGCTAATTATTAAAATTTCTTTAATTAAAATTGTAAATAAAGTTGATTTTTTGAGATGTGTTCCTCGCCAAGGGGACGCAACTAAGAAAAAATCACACCCTAGATGATGCTAAGAATCTTACGGCTCAATTTTCAGATATGCCCCGGTGTCTGGGAATACCAAATATTTAAAGCGGTCAAGAGTTTCGTTGGCGACGAGGAATCGATCGCCCAAGCTAGTGATGCCACTAGTGGAAAAATCGTTAAGAATGTCTATCTTCCCATCAGACAAATTAATTTCCTGCAATTGCCAATTGCTGAACAGCAACGTTTTTCGGTCTTTCAAGTGTAAATTGCTGATGTTTTCGGCTTGTAACAAGCGTCTGCTCCGGCCTCCGTCCGCATCGGATGTCCAAAGTCGGTTGCCATCAGCGATATTTACATAGAATAAATTAACCCCGTTAGAAACAATTTCTTCCGTTTCATCCAAAGGTAATTGCTGCACTTCGCCAGTTTGCAGTTTATAAGACATGACTTGATAAGTTTCCGCCCGAATAGCAAAAATATGTTCGCCATCCATCGTGTAGGAACGGATCGGCATATCAAGACAAACTTCCGGGCGTAGGTTTTTTCCAACAGAGGCAATTGTCGCGTGCTCATCACGTAAAAGTGTCGTCAAATCAATTTTTTTCAACTTACGCCCGTCGCCGGTGTCGCGGTAAAAAAGCTTGGTACCGGCCAAAATCATGTAGTCAGCCTTAACGGCGATGATCGTTTCAGTGCGTCCGTCAGCCAAGTGGCGGCGACAAATATTTCCAGCTCGGCGGTCAACGTAATATAGCCATCCGTCACGCCAATTGAGGCAGGCGACCGGAATATCAGCGATAACTTTCGGCTTAGGCAAAGTCGCAGCCAACTCTGCCCTACTTTTTTCCAACATACTCGCCGGCCATTTTTGTAAAAAATACGTTGAATAAGCCGCGGCATAGATTTCCCCGTCAATGCGGATCGCCTCCCCACCGTTCTGCATATTGCCGATAGTCGTGCCATAATAATTCGGCCGGTTCTTCGCATTAAATTTGCCTGAAGCGGTTAATCTTTCGACTAAATTTGTGTATGCCTCCGCTTGATTAAGCATTATATAGGACTTGGCCAAAAGTATCGCCTGTGTTTCCGTCAAATCTCCCGTTCCGACATTGGATGATAAGGCTTTGGCAATTCCAGCGTAGTCACCGTCTTTGTACGCAGCGGCAAGAGAGGTGGAATCAAGATCAACCGCTGAGGCGTCCGAAAAAGAGTCAGATTGGGAAGGAGCAAAATCGCGACTTTTGTCACTCGGCAACGGCCGCTTAACTTGCAGATAAGGATAGTGGCCTTGCTTGATCTTCTTAATCGCATCAGTTTCGCCGAATATTTTTGTTGCCTCTGCCAGCCAACGTTCGGCAAGATCAGAAAAAGCGAGGCGATGCGCCATGGTAATCATGTTAACATAGGTAGTTTCACTCTGCTTGCGTCGTTGTTCCGGCAGAATTTTGGCAAAAGCCTTAGCTGCTTCTTCTAAATAATTTAAATCTATACTGCTCAGAAATAGGCCATAATTGACTTCCGGATCATCGGGCTGCTGATCTTTTAGCGCGGTAAATCTTGCAAAAGCAGTATAGCTGTCCCCCGATTTCAGTGCTGCAATACCTTCGCTGAACAAGCGGTCATCATTTTTCGCCTGCGAGTGGAAATAAAAAAGGCGGCAACCGATTATAGCCAATATCAGGACAACTAGGCAAGCAGTCAAAATTATAAATGTTTTTTGCACACTTTTCATTACTATGAACTTCTCCGAATCACTTAGAATTATTACGGATTGCTCCGTTTACTGAGAATTAGCAAATTATACAAAAGGACCAATTAGTATGATGGCCAAACTGCTACAGACTTGCAGGATAGCGTTTAATTGCTTTGTTTTTGTTCCAGTTTGAATTCAGCGTAATGGGAGCGCGGTAAATAATGGATGGCATAGCTTTGACCCTCTTTTGGCACGGCACTCCAACGGCTGACATAAAAAATACCTTGTTTCGTATACACTCTCCCTAATATACGATTATACGCCGTCACTTCTGCCGTCACCTTCCGGATTTGTCCTTGCACCAAGCTGATGCAGTCTAGAGAGCGCGGTAAAACCATGGCAAAACTAAGCCAGAGAATTATCGGTAAAAGTAATGCCGGTAGGAAAAATTGATAACGCCAAGTTATCTTGCGCTCCGCCCAACATTTAATTGCTTTTATAAACAAGTACAGGCTTCCGACCAAAGCGGCGACACTTATAATCAAAGATGTTATAAAACCGGCATAGTACATAATTTTTTCCGTTTCTTCCAAGTTTTCTGTGTATTTATTATTAAGATAGGCAGACGGCACAAAGTTAAGTGCGCAATACCCGTCTGTATTATTTTACCGTATTGGCAGGAAGGCGCAAGGTGTTCAGCAGATCGGGCTAATTGCTGGAAAAAAAAAAAAAATTTGCTATAATAAAGTAAATTACATTTCTACGGAGGTAAACATGGCTGAATTACCTGTTTTGACTATGTCAAATGAAGACTATCTGGAAGCAATATTACAATTATCCGCCCACTCGCCCAGTGTAAGATCGGTTGATGTCGCCGACATGCTTGGAGTGTCCAAAGCCAGTGTAAGTAAAGCCATGGGAGTTTTACGTGAGGCCGGGATGATCGAACAACCACACTATGGTTTGATTACGCTCACTGACGAAGGCAAAGCGGTTGCCGGAGAAGTTTTGCATCGGCACAAGATGCTCAAATATTTTCTGGTACATATGCTTGGCGTTGCAGATAACGTCGCCGAAGAGGACGCTTGCCGTATGGAGCATGTAATAAGCATGGAAACGCGCAACAAGTGGTTCGCCTACATCCGCCAATTTCATGAAGCGGAAGTTAAGGGCAGCATCGACAACGGGCTGCCAGCGCAGGAATCCATCAAGTAATCAGTTATAAAACTTAGCAACAACTTAGGTTGACTTAGCTGAAACTCAGGTTGACTTAGCAACTTATCTCAAACTAAGCTTAACACGACCGCCAAGGCGGTGAGCACTTTGGGTAATAACACTTTCCAGAGTGCCGATTCACCCAGCAACCTTCTGATTCAAAATTTTTAGATGAAAATATAAAATAGGCGAAATCTTGTACCGACCCCCAAAAGTTAGACTTTTTTAGCGTAGCAGTTTATATGACTGCTACGCTATTTTTATGCAGCCAAGAGTCTAAGCCTGTATTGCACTGGACTTAGCCATCCTAGTTTTTCTTTAATTCTTTGTTCATTATAATACTTTATGTATCGTTCTATTTCTGACTTTAGCTCATCATAACTATAGTAAGTAACACCGTAATAGATTTCTTGTTTAAGTAATCCAAAGAAGTTCTCCATAACAGCGTTATCATGACAGTTACCCTTACGAGACATACTTTGGAAGATTCGTTCTTCCTTTAGACGATGAGAGTATGCTTTCATTTGGTAAGCCCAGCCTTGATAAGAACTGTATTTTCGGCTCTTTCGAGTGAAGGAAGTAACTTGTAAAACAAGCTTTTGCATTATACGTTGTACTTTCTTTTTGTTTACACAGTAGCCTTGATTTCTTAACTCTCCAACCACTCGACGATAACCATAATCTTTGTGTGTATCTCTGATTTCAAGAATTTTATCCTCGATTTCTTTGTCAGGGTTTTCTCTATAGAATCTTTTCTGCCAGTACATATAAGTTGTTTTAGGCATGCCTGTGTAAGAGAGAAGGTCTTTTAGTTTGAATTCTCCTCGGAGACTGTTGATGACGAGTGCCGTTCTCTCATTTTTGCCTCGTCCTCTAAACGCAGCCTCCTCAGTTCTTTTAAAAAGGCATTCTCAATTTTTAGTTTAAGCAGTTCATCTTCTAGTTCTTTAACATGTTCTGCACTTGTATCAACTATTCTTTTTTCCGCTTGTTTTGCTTTACTATCTATCTTAGGTTTATCCAATTTTTTCTTTCGACCTTTCTTGCGAGGTTTCAACGCATCAGGACCGGCAGCACGAAAACGGTTAACCCAGATACAAATCATGCTTGGATTGTATATACCTTCTTGAATCGCCAAATCTTGGTATGAAATCTCACTTGATAGATATAACTCTACAACAGAAAGCTTCTTTTCGAAAGAATATTTTGCTTTTTTACAAGAACGCATTAATCCTTCATCGCCAAACTCCTTGTATGCATTAATCCATTTGCGTAACTGTGAGTCAGAGCCAAGTCCATATTTTTTAGAAAGATATTTTAACCCACATTTCCCATCCAAATATTCTAAAACAATTTTCTTCTTGAATTCGAAACTATGTTTTGCCATAAAAATACCGACCTCCCAATCTTTAGATTTTGGTCTAACTTTTGGGGGTCGGTACATCTGGTTTACCCAAGTTCGCCTATTTTTTTAATTCAGTAACGGCGCAAAGATAAGATGGTTAAGCCAAACTTCTTTCGCCATATCACATGGAATCAGCTTCCGTACCACAAGCTGCCTTGCCCCACAACCTTATTCGGATCTCAGGCTTTCCAAAGCACTCATTTTCATGGCACGACGCGATGGGAAATACCCGGCAATCAAACCTACCGAAGTAGAAATAACCAAAGCAGCAATTACCAACCAAGCCGGGATGTAGGAAACAACCTGGACGGTTTCATCCGTGGCACTGGCAAAGTTAAACAAACCGGAATCGCGCATAATAAAGTTGGCCAAATTAGATAAAATCAGCGCAACCACTGAACCGAAAAAGCCGCCAGTAAAACCTATCATACCGGACTCAAAAAGAAACAAATTGCGAATATCTTTTAGGTTTGCGCCGATAACTTTCATGATTCCTATTTCTTTGGTACGCTCATAAATCGTCATGATGGTCGTATTAGTGATGCCGATTGTCGCCACCAAAAGGGAAATGCCGCCGAGTCCGCCCAAAACTAGTTGAACCCACATAAAAACCTTACGCATCTCGTCAAACATATTTATCGGATTGAAAACCGACAAGCCCATATCTTTTAGCTTAGTCAAAACGAGCTTCACTTGATCCACTTTATCAACCCCGACCATCAAGTTTGTGTAGCTATGATTTTTTTTGTACTCACTGTATTCATATGCAAACTCTTTAACCTTATTTGCGTTGGCCGGATTTTTGCGGGCAAATTCCTGAAAAGCTTGCAGACCAGCTTTAATACTTACATATCCGGTTTGATCATAATCATATTTAGGAAAGATCTTCTGAATTTTAAACTTAGTTTCCGGAAAAACCAGTTTTGGTGTATCACTCTCAGCTTCAGAATCACGGCTACGACGATTGCCGCGGCCATTATCAATTTTTGAATAGTCAAAGGAATGTACAAGCATCTCATGAGCATACATTTCCTCTTCTTCAGGCGTGAGTTTTGGCTGAGTAGGATGTCCTTTTTCGTCAAATTCAATTTGCTTGCCTAATATTTGCTGCGTAATAAAGGACCCTTTGAGAAAGACCCCGTTTTTTTCGGCTGCGGCAATTTCTTCTGGCGTAACTTTCAGCCCCATGTAGGGCAAAATTTTCAAATCTACCGCATCCAATGAAGAATAGGTCTTTTTACTCTTAATTTGCACGGCCCCGCTCAAAGTGAAAGCCGGTGTAACCTCACCCACGCCCGGGATCTGCTTGATGCGCATAATCAAATTGTCATCCATCTTTTCGCCATTTTGACCGCGACCTCGCATCGCCATGCGTCCATCGCCTTTGTTACCGTTTTCAAACCCAAACACCTTGATTACCCGAATTCCATCGATGTTTTCAATAGAATTGTCGAGGGTATAGGTAATGGCCAAACCGATGGAAACCGTGGCAAGTATAGAAAACACGCCTATGAACACACCCAGCACGGCCAGAATTGTTCGCACCTTACGTCGCCACATGTTGAAAAAACATTGCTTAAGGATATCGCTAAAACGCATAAGTCCTCCTAGAAGTCATCCATGGATAGACCGGCTTGTTTCTTCTTCTTTTTGGCGCGGCGTATGAAGATAATTAACAGAATAATCAGGAGCAGTATTACAACGGTTACGACCCATTTAACCCAGCCATGGCCACCTGTTTCAGGCATTTCCTCCGGCGGCATCATCCCATCACCACTCGGCATAATATTTTCCTCGACTTGCACCGTATACTCTTTTTCCACTTTTTGCTCAATTCCGGTGCCGGGGTCAAAACTGAAAATAAACTTGACTTTCTTCTCTCCCGGTGAAGTAAACGAATAGTTTGCTTCAACACTTTGCGTCGAGCCGGGATTTACGGTTCCAACAAAAGTCGTCGCATTCTCGCATACCACGTCCTGCCCTTCAACTTTCATATACAAGTTGTTGAGGGTTGTCTTGCCTAGGTTAATCAGGTCAAAGGACTTAAACTGTGGCATGTTCGGCTGAGGCGGCATCCCTTGATTTTGTTGCTGCTGTTCGACAATGTCTAGTTTGGTTTTTTGCAGAATATTGGCGGTGACGGTTTCTTTGCCCTCGACAGCGTCACCGTTAGGGGTTTCATAGTACAGTTCGATTGTAATTGGTGTAGGCTTTTGCTCAGCTGATGGCAAAATAGTGAGTGGCAATTTTTCAAACACATAGCCGCCGGCCGCAACACTCGGCTCGTAGAAAGCATTTGATGTATTATTCGGCATGATGCCACCCTCGGAGGTCACGGTTAGTTTGATATTGCGCAGCAACTGATTGCTGGTATTTTTCAGTTTAAAGTCAAAGGTTACATTTTCGCCGGCCACCAATTCACTTGTTTTTTCGCCGCTTTCCTTGGTAAAAGAATAAGAATCGACAATAAA
This is a stretch of genomic DNA from Mageeibacillus indolicus UPII9-5. It encodes these proteins:
- a CDS encoding DUF5050 domain-containing protein, whose product is MKSVQKTFIILTACLVVLILAIIGCRLFYFHSQAKNDDRLFSEGIAALKSGDSYTAFARFTALKDQQPDDPEVNYGLFLSSIDLNYLEEAAKAFAKILPEQRRKQSETTYVNMITMAHRLAFSDLAERWLAEATKIFGETDAIKKIKQGHYPYLQVKRPLPSDKSRDFAPSQSDSFSDASAVDLDSTSLAAAYKDGDYAGIAKALSSNVGTGDLTETQAILLAKSYIMLNQAEAYTNLVERLTASGKFNAKNRPNYYGTTIGNMQNGGEAIRIDGEIYAAAYSTYFLQKWPASMLEKSRAELAATLPKPKVIADIPVACLNWRDGWLYYVDRRAGNICRRHLADGRTETIIAVKADYMILAGTKLFYRDTGDGRKLKKIDLTTLLRDEHATIASVGKNLRPEVCLDMPIRSYTMDGEHIFAIRAETYQVMSYKLQTGEVQQLPLDETEEIVSNGVNLFYVNIADGNRLWTSDADGGRSRRLLQAENISNLHLKDRKTLLFSNWQLQEINLSDGKIDILNDFSTSGITSLGDRFLVANETLDRFKYLVFPDTGAYLKIEP
- a CDS encoding metal-dependent transcriptional regulator, with the translated sequence MAELPVLTMSNEDYLEAILQLSAHSPSVRSVDVADMLGVSKASVSKAMGVLREAGMIEQPHYGLITLTDEGKAVAGEVLHRHKMLKYFLVHMLGVADNVAEEDACRMEHVISMETRNKWFAYIRQFHEAEVKGSIDNGLPAQESIK
- a CDS encoding ABC transporter permease, which codes for MRFSDILKQCFFNMWRRKVRTILAVLGVFIGVFSILATVSIGLAITYTLDNSIENIDGIRVIKVFGFENGNKGDGRMAMRGRGQNGEKMDDNLIMRIKQIPGVGEVTPAFTLSGAVQIKSKKTYSSLDAVDLKILPYMGLKVTPEEIAAAEKNGVFLKGSFITQQILGKQIEFDEKGHPTQPKLTPEEEEMYAHEMLVHSFDYSKIDNGRGNRRSRDSEAESDTPKLVFPETKFKIQKIFPKYDYDQTGYVSIKAGLQAFQEFARKNPANANKVKEFAYEYSEYKKNHSYTNLMVGVDKVDQVKLVLTKLKDMGLSVFNPINMFDEMRKVFMWVQLVLGGLGGISLLVATIGITNTTIMTIYERTKEIGIMKVIGANLKDIRNLFLFESGMIGFTGGFFGSVVALILSNLANFIMRDSGLFNFASATDETVQVVSYIPAWLVIAALVISTSVGLIAGYFPSRRAMKMSALESLRSE